ATGTTCGGGTCGTCGCGGCTCGTGCGCGTCGCAGACGCGGTGCTCGCCGGCAAGAAGGTCCCGGTGCACGCCAACCGCGGGCTGGCCGGCATCGACGGCACGATCGCCACCGCCACGGGCATCGCCCTCGCCAGTCAGGCCGCCGGCGCCCCGGGGATCACCCGCGTGCTGCTCGGCGACCTCGCCTTCCTGCACGATGTCGGCGCGCTGCTGCTCCCTCCCGACGAGACCGAACCCCGGCTGCAGGTGATCGTGGGCAACGACGGCGGCGGCACGATCTTCGATGCGCTCGAGGTCGCGGCATCCGCCCGTCCGAACGATCTCGACCGGGCCTTCTACACGCCGCACACCGTGCGGCTCGAGCACCTCGCACTCGCCTACGGCTGGGAGTACCAGCGGGTGACGACGCGCACTGCGCTCGACCAGGCGCTCACCTCGCCACGCGGCGGTCGTCAGATCATCGAGGTCCCGCTGGCCCGCTGACTGGCAGGATGTGCGTATGAACGCGCACACCTGGACGAACCTGCTGCGAGTCGGCGACGGTTTCCGCCTCGCTGACGTGGATCCCGACAGCAAGCCCGGCTACGACGAGGGCAAGGCGCAGGGGGCGAAGGATCTCGCCGCCGGGCTCGTGCGACTCAACGACCTGCAGGAGAGGCTCTTCGCCGAGAGCCGGGTCGGCACAGCCCAGGACTCCGTGCTCCTGGTGCTGCAGGCCATGGACTCGGCCGGCAAGGGCGGGATCGTGCGGCACGTCGTCGGCGGCGTCGACCCGCAGGGCGTCTCGCTCGCGGCCTTCAAGGCGCCGACGGCCGAGGAGCGTACGCACGACTTCCTCTGGCGCATCGAGAAGCGCCTGCCGGAACCCGGATTCATCGGCGTCTTCGACCGGTCCCACTACGAGGACGTGCTGATCGGACGCGTGCGCCAGCTCGCGGACGGGCCCGAGATCGAGCGCCGCTACGCCGCGATCAACGAGTTCGAGGCACGGGTCGCAGCGTCCGGCACCCGCATCGTCAAGGTCATGCTGCACATCTCTCCCGAGGAGCAGAAGGCCCGGCTGATGGAGCGCCTCGAACGACCGGACAAGCACTGGAAGTACAACCCGGGCGATGTGGACGAGCGACTGCTGTGGCCGAAGTACATGGAGGCCTACCAGACCGTTTTCGACCGCACGTCCACCGAGGCCGCACCCTGGTACGTCGTTCCGGCGAACTCCAAGTGGTTCGCGCGTCTGGCTGTGCAGGAGCTGCTGCTCGCGGCTCTCGAGGACATCGATCCGCAATGGCCGAGGGCCGACTTCGACGTCGAGGCGGAGAAGAAGCGTCTCGCCGCGAGCTGACCCCTACCGGTCGTTGAGCGAGGAGCGCAGCGACGAGACGAAACGCGTCAGGCGAGGGCGTCGACCAGCGGGCGGAACTTGACCCTGGTCTCGAGCAGCTCCGACTCCGGGTCGGAACCGGCGACGATGCCCGCGCCCGCATAGGCGATCACCCGGATGTCGTCGGCGGCCGCGGTGAACTGCGCGCAGCGCAGCGCGATGCCCCACTCGCCGTTGCCCGCAGCATCCACCCACCCCACCGGCCCCGCATAGCGGCCGCGGTCGAAGGGCTCGAGGTCGCGGATCGCGGCGATCGCGGCCGCCGTCGGCGTCCCGGCGACCGCCGCGGTCGGATGCAGCGCCCGCACGAGATCGAGCGCCGACTCGCCGTTTCCGAGCTCGCCCTCGACGTCGGTCGCCAGGTGGAACAGATTCGGCAGCTTGAGCAGGAACGGCTGCTCGCTCGCAGCGAGCGCCCGTGTGTGCGGGCGGAGCGAGGCGAGCACGCTCTGCACGGCGTACTGATGCTCGTCGAGATCCTTCGTGCTCGAGGCGAGATGAGCGGATGCCGCGGTGTCGGCATCCGCGTCGGCCCCGCGCCCGATCGTGCCGGCGAGGACCCGGGCCGTGACGGTGCCGTTCTGCACGGTCACCAGCGTCTCGGGGCTCGCGCCGATCAGCCCGTCGACCGCGAACGCCCAGGTGTCGGGGTAGCCCGTCGACAGGGCGCGGACCAGGCGGCGCAGATCGGAGCCGGCCGGGATGCTGCCGGTGAGGTCTCGGGCCAGCACGACCTTGCTCAGCTCGCCGCCGGCGATGCGCGCGAGCGCGGCGCGGACGGAGTCCTGGTAGCCCTGCGGGCTCTGCGCACCGGGGCCGACAGTGCCCGCCCAGTGGGGTCCGTACGGGTGGGTGGCGAACTCCTCGTCGGGATCCGATGCTCCGGCGACGCGGATGCGGGTCTCCCAGAACCGGTCGCCGTGGCGACCGAGCACCTTCGTGGGCACCACGAGCACGCTGTCGGCGGCCGACTCCTCGTCGAAGGCGAAGGCGCCGAAGGCCACCAGCCCCGTGCCGGGGAGGCCGACGGCGTCATCGATCTCCGCCTGGGCGGCCATGCCGCGCCAGAACGTGGCGAGGGCTGCGCTGCGCGGCTCGTCTCCGGCGGGCGGGCGGATCGCGGCGAGGGGCTCGCCGACCGACACGATGCCATCGCCGCGGCGCAGCCAGGCGAGCGGGCGGGCGGGATCCGCGTAGGCCAGGAGGTCCTCGACCGGGTCGATCTCGCGGGTCTCCACGACCAGGTGGGTGGTGTGCACGTCTCCAGCCTATGCCGCGCGGATGACCGGAACCGCGCCATCGTAGGGTGGGCGCATGAGCGATGCACGTCCTGCCACAGGTGCCGAGATGATCTTCCAGTGGCGCAAGTGGGACGGCGCGCCGCACTGGCGCCACGAGTGCGTGTACCTCGGCTCAGACGAGTGGGGCGACTGGATCGGGCAGCCGGTCGGGTGGAGCAGCGCCCGTCCCGGCGCGCAGTTCGTCGCCGCCGGCCCGAACGTCACGCTCGTGCCGCGGCAGACCGACTTCGCGCTCACGGTCAACCGCGATCACCCGAACGGCATGCGCATCTACATCGACCTCGGATGGGATGTCCGGTGGTCGGCGGAGCCGCTTCTCGCGACCGGCATCGACATGGACCTCGATGTCGTGCGCGTCGAGGGCGAGCGTGGCACCTGGGTCGACGATCGCGACGAGTGGGCGGAGCACAGCCTGCAGTACGGGTACCCGGCGGAGATCATGACACGGCTCGAGGCGCTCGCGCTCGATCTCGAAGAGCGGGTCCGCGCGCAGATCGCGCCGTTCGACGATGCCACCGCCGATGCCTGGCTCGATCGCCTCGAAGCCCTGGACCTCGCGCCTAGACTGAACGCGTGACCCCGAACGAGAAGAACCGCGCCGATCTCGGCAAGGACCCCGCCCGCGTCAGCGGCATGTTCGACCAGGTCGCCGCCGGCTACGACCGCACCAACACGGCGATGACCTTCGGCAACGACGCGCTCTGGCGCGCGGCGACGACGAGGGCCGTGGCGCCGAAGCCGGGGGAGCGCATCCTCGACCTCGGGGCGGGCACCGCATCGTCGTCGGCATCCCTCGCCCGCAGCGGCGCAGAGGTGGTCGCCGCCGACTTCTCACCGGGGATGCTGGCCGAGGGACAGCGCCGACACGGCGCGATGCGCAACCTCTCCTTCGTCCAGGCCGACGCGACCGACCTTCCCTTCGCGGATGCCGAGTTCGACGCGGTCACGATGTCGTACGCCCTGCGCAACGTCAGCGATCCGAAGAAGGCGCTCCGCGAGCTGCTCCGCGTGACGAAGCCGGGAGGCCGCCTCGTCATCAACGAGTTCTCCACGCCTCCGGGCAAGCTCTTCCGCGGCGCCTACCGGTTCTACAACGACCAGGTGCTGCCCCGGGTCGCCCGTGTCGCGGGGACGAACGGCGACGCCTACGACTACCTCAACGAGTCGATCCGGGAGTGGCCCGACCAGAAGAAGCTCTCCGCCTGGATCCGCGAGGCGGGCTGGGCCGAGGTGGCCTATCGCAACCTCTCCTTCGGCATCGTGGCCCTCCACAGAGCGCGCAAGCCCGAGTGAGAATCCCGGGCGCAATCCGCCGCACCCGACGAAGGTAGGCTGGGACCGTGACTTCGAGCCCCATCGCCCCGGGGTCGCGACTGGCGAGCCGTCTCGGCTTCAGCGATCGCGTCTTCATCGGCCCCGCCGCCCGCCGCGTCGCGCGCGCCATCGAAGACGGTCTGGAGCGCGTCGAGACCGGACTCGCCGAAGACGTGCGCGTCGCCGATCCGCTCGCCGACGCCGCCAGCCGCTATCTCTACGAGGCCGGTGGCAAGCGCATCCGTCCCGTGCTGACCCTTCTCGCCGCGCAGCTCGGCGACGGCAACACCGACGAGGTGATCGACGTCGCCAAGGCGCTCGAGATCACGCATCTCGGCTCGCTGTACCACGACGACGTCATGGACGGCGCCGATCGCCGCCGCGGGGTCCCCGCCGCGCATGCGGTCTGGGGCAACAGCATCGCGATCCTCACCGGCGACATCCTGTTCTCCCGCGCCAGCCAGCTCATGTCGCGACTGGGCGAGCGCGCCATCCGTCTCCAGGCCGACACGTTCGAACGACTCGTGCTCGGCCAGATGCACGAGACCATCGGCGCGCAGCCCGACGACGATCCGATCCAGTTCTACATCCAGGTGCTCGCCGACAAGACGGGTTCGCTGATCGC
This genomic interval from Microbacterium sp. LWH11-1.2 contains the following:
- a CDS encoding class I SAM-dependent methyltransferase, yielding MTPNEKNRADLGKDPARVSGMFDQVAAGYDRTNTAMTFGNDALWRAATTRAVAPKPGERILDLGAGTASSSASLARSGAEVVAADFSPGMLAEGQRRHGAMRNLSFVQADATDLPFADAEFDAVTMSYALRNVSDPKKALRELLRVTKPGGRLVINEFSTPPGKLFRGAYRFYNDQVLPRVARVAGTNGDAYDYLNESIREWPDQKKLSAWIREAGWAEVAYRNLSFGIVALHRARKPE
- a CDS encoding isochorismate synthase — protein: MHTTHLVVETREIDPVEDLLAYADPARPLAWLRRGDGIVSVGEPLAAIRPPAGDEPRSAALATFWRGMAAQAEIDDAVGLPGTGLVAFGAFAFDEESAADSVLVVPTKVLGRHGDRFWETRIRVAGASDPDEEFATHPYGPHWAGTVGPGAQSPQGYQDSVRAALARIAGGELSKVVLARDLTGSIPAGSDLRRLVRALSTGYPDTWAFAVDGLIGASPETLVTVQNGTVTARVLAGTIGRGADADADTAASAHLASSTKDLDEHQYAVQSVLASLRPHTRALAASEQPFLLKLPNLFHLATDVEGELGNGESALDLVRALHPTAAVAGTPTAAAIAAIRDLEPFDRGRYAGPVGWVDAAGNGEWGIALRCAQFTAAADDIRVIAYAGAGIVAGSDPESELLETRVKFRPLVDALA
- a CDS encoding polyprenyl synthetase family protein, with translation MTSSPIAPGSRLASRLGFSDRVFIGPAARRVARAIEDGLERVETGLAEDVRVADPLADAASRYLYEAGGKRIRPVLTLLAAQLGDGNTDEVIDVAKALEITHLGSLYHDDVMDGADRRRGVPAAHAVWGNSIAILTGDILFSRASQLMSRLGERAIRLQADTFERLVLGQMHETIGAQPDDDPIQFYIQVLADKTGSLIAAATQGGVIFSNAPVEYEEPMRVYGEKIGVAFQLMDDVIDLSAKPEDTGKVPGTDLRAGVPTMPYLLLKAETDATSIDLGARIDAGVALIADGADPAILDGPLDELRDHAVTTKTLELAHAWTQDAIDALGPLPRGTVREALTRFAETLADRSS
- a CDS encoding polyphosphate kinase 2 family protein, which codes for MNAHTWTNLLRVGDGFRLADVDPDSKPGYDEGKAQGAKDLAAGLVRLNDLQERLFAESRVGTAQDSVLLVLQAMDSAGKGGIVRHVVGGVDPQGVSLAAFKAPTAEERTHDFLWRIEKRLPEPGFIGVFDRSHYEDVLIGRVRQLADGPEIERRYAAINEFEARVAASGTRIVKVMLHISPEEQKARLMERLERPDKHWKYNPGDVDERLLWPKYMEAYQTVFDRTSTEAAPWYVVPANSKWFARLAVQELLLAALEDIDPQWPRADFDVEAEKKRLAAS